The following proteins come from a genomic window of Aquimarina sp. MAR_2010_214:
- a CDS encoding DUF4302 domain-containing protein, with protein MIIKILNKICFGLLLLTFFSCSNDENEELFGTSPSARIDQKITELQNLLLASPDGYKAVYFTKNDEFGGFTFYMKFKSDGTVDMTSDVDTETAVTTGNYEVKLGTSVELIFTTRNQIHKVSDNDLTGLRGTGYKGNSNFQYIKNEGGKITFREPRHGATLVFEPVTAAEWDNVNITLGRRSSLLPSVTSSVFQGLTIEDASGNKVVYSFDYDSLRLFVKSQNQSDGSIKEVSYGIAYTPEGLVVSPAIEIGGNSYENFIFDATSGSYVSEVGGNKATIGFIDRPTVISNDIDKLTTVGFRTFSHRVSWGTSPRTSLGFNNLITQINTNLIPDNESYNRFEILLENTNTTGTGNPGIINLWINMRGNNAATSFWANYRFEAIIIDKILRLTYLGTGNPNGNYYEAKVQPMLDFFASSDGLYFENHGSFKTDISNFSNSSASFTSLEDPALRIYGLFFGN; from the coding sequence ATGATTATAAAAATTTTAAATAAAATATGTTTCGGGTTATTATTACTGACTTTTTTCTCTTGTAGTAATGATGAAAATGAAGAATTATTCGGTACCTCACCTAGTGCTAGAATAGACCAAAAAATAACAGAGCTTCAAAATTTACTTTTGGCATCTCCTGATGGATATAAAGCTGTTTATTTTACAAAAAATGATGAATTTGGAGGATTTACCTTTTATATGAAGTTTAAGAGTGATGGGACAGTAGATATGACATCAGATGTTGATACTGAAACTGCTGTTACTACTGGTAATTATGAAGTAAAGTTGGGTACTTCGGTAGAATTAATTTTTACTACACGTAACCAAATCCATAAAGTATCAGATAATGATCTTACTGGCCTCAGAGGAACTGGATATAAAGGAAATTCTAACTTTCAATATATCAAAAATGAAGGAGGGAAAATTACATTTAGAGAGCCTAGACACGGTGCTACTCTAGTTTTCGAACCTGTAACAGCAGCAGAATGGGATAACGTTAATATTACGTTAGGAAGAAGATCTAGTCTTTTACCTAGTGTTACTTCTTCAGTTTTTCAAGGTCTAACCATTGAAGATGCTTCAGGTAATAAAGTAGTTTACTCGTTTGACTACGATAGCTTACGTCTTTTTGTTAAATCGCAAAATCAATCAGATGGTAGTATTAAAGAAGTTTCCTATGGTATAGCCTATACTCCCGAAGGGCTTGTGGTAAGTCCTGCAATAGAAATTGGAGGTAATAGTTATGAAAACTTTATTTTTGACGCTACATCAGGATCATATGTTTCTGAAGTGGGAGGAAATAAAGCGACCATTGGTTTTATTGATCGACCTACAGTTATTAGTAATGATATTGATAAATTAACAACTGTTGGATTCAGAACATTCTCGCACCGCGTTTCATGGGGTACTAGTCCTCGTACGTCTTTAGGTTTTAATAACTTAATAACACAGATTAACACTAACTTAATACCCGATAATGAGAGTTACAATAGATTCGAAATACTATTAGAAAACACAAACACAACAGGTACTGGGAATCCAGGAATTATTAACCTTTGGATTAATATGCGGGGTAATAATGCAGCTACTAGCTTTTGGGCCAATTATCGGTTTGAAGCCATTATAATAGATAAAATTTTACGTCTAACCTATTTAGGAACAGGAAATCCTAATGGTAATTATTATGAAGCTAAAGTACAGCCAATGCTTGACTTTTTTGCAAGTTCAGATGGATTGTACTTTGAAAATCATGGAAGTTTTAAAACTGATATTTCTAATTTTAGTAATAGTTCAGCTTCATTTACCAGTTTAGAGGATCCAGCTTTAAGAATTTATGGTCTTTTCTTTGGAAATTAA
- a CDS encoding putative zinc-binding metallopeptidase, with the protein MKEIIKWITIVAITITVMSCDKGDSVGPTQINTETPQLSELDIWIRNNFTTPYNIEIQYKWNENEVDLNRYLYPPTVDNIKPLLEVVKAIWIEPYTQLGGENFIKNIAPRQFTLAGGFNYNQSATITLGFAEAGTKITLFNVDQLDLTDLVLTKRYFKTIQHEYTHILNQTKPFDPAFGEVNPKNYTAQWFNRSLSVANELGYITPYASSSAIEDYAEMVSVMLTNSKTEFDALVDGITSNEARASIRTKEQFVVKYFTDEFGIDLYELQELVNQKTLDIVN; encoded by the coding sequence ATGAAAGAAATAATAAAATGGATAACCATAGTTGCAATTACCATAACAGTTATGAGTTGCGACAAAGGCGATAGTGTTGGACCTACTCAAATCAATACTGAAACACCTCAATTATCTGAACTAGACATATGGATAAGAAACAATTTCACTACTCCATATAATATTGAAATCCAATATAAATGGAATGAAAATGAAGTAGATCTAAATAGATATTTGTACCCTCCAACAGTTGATAATATAAAACCACTATTAGAAGTTGTTAAAGCAATATGGATAGAACCATATACACAATTGGGAGGAGAGAATTTTATTAAAAATATTGCTCCAAGACAATTCACATTAGCTGGTGGTTTTAATTATAATCAATCAGCAACAATCACTTTGGGTTTTGCAGAAGCAGGAACCAAAATTACACTGTTTAATGTAGATCAATTAGATCTAACTGACCTTGTTCTTACAAAAAGGTACTTTAAAACTATTCAACACGAATATACCCATATTCTAAATCAGACAAAACCATTTGATCCTGCTTTTGGAGAAGTAAATCCTAAAAATTATACTGCTCAATGGTTTAACAGAAGCCTTTCGGTAGCAAATGAGTTAGGATATATCACTCCATATGCATCAAGTTCGGCTATCGAAGATTATGCAGAAATGGTATCTGTTATGCTAACTAATTCTAAAACTGAATTTGATGCCTTAGTGGATGGTATTACAAGTAACGAAGCAAGAGCTTCTATACGAACAAAGGAACAATTTGTTGTTAAATATTTTACAGACGAGTTTGGCATTGATTTATATGAGTTACAAGAATTGGTAAATCAAAAAACTTTAGACATTGTTAATTAA
- a CDS encoding RagB/SusD family nutrient uptake outer membrane protein: MKTNIKLIGISLLTFLMFSCEDSLDELPDNRTQIDTAEKIGEVLTLAYPLANYSPFLAPMTDNADDKGPSARENRVNTEMYFWRDVNDNDSDFPTHYWNECYKAISQANHALQAIEDLGGGSELNYLKGEALIARAYAHFMLVNIWSKTYNPSTAGSDLGIPYVLEPENVVIKEYKRGTVKEVYEKIEADIVAGLPLITNKYTVPKFHFNKNAANAFASRFYLFKGDWEKVIQYSNQVLGTAPADLLRDWTGKYRSFTYSQVRNEYSSTAEVANLLIVSGASLYGRGGNFLAARYQLSTDLANTLFFNGSQINNKRWSYKVYGSDLFLNTPKHIEYFRTTNAAAGIGFAFTNSVLLTTDEVLLNRAEAFTMLGQTGNAVSDINAFLSKKIRDYDAATDVRTLDQLNTLHAVDQGIYEPFYTIEPEKLALLNGIIEYRRREFQNEGLRWFDIRRFNLEIVHEDFFDNKSTLTKTDNRKQLQIPVDGQSFGLQSNPR; encoded by the coding sequence ATGAAAACAAACATCAAATTAATTGGTATAAGTCTATTAACATTTTTAATGTTCTCTTGTGAAGATTCATTAGATGAACTGCCTGATAATAGAACACAAATTGATACTGCAGAGAAAATTGGCGAAGTACTTACACTTGCCTATCCTCTAGCAAATTATTCACCTTTTTTAGCCCCAATGACTGATAATGCAGATGATAAAGGACCTTCTGCACGTGAAAACAGAGTAAATACAGAAATGTATTTTTGGAGAGATGTAAATGACAATGATTCTGATTTCCCTACTCATTACTGGAATGAATGCTATAAAGCTATTTCGCAGGCAAATCATGCTTTACAAGCCATTGAAGATTTAGGTGGTGGCAGTGAACTGAATTATCTAAAAGGAGAAGCTTTAATTGCCAGAGCATATGCTCACTTTATGTTAGTAAATATTTGGTCTAAAACCTATAATCCTTCAACTGCAGGATCTGATTTAGGGATTCCTTACGTATTAGAACCAGAAAATGTTGTGATTAAAGAATATAAAAGAGGAACTGTAAAAGAAGTTTATGAAAAAATAGAAGCCGATATTGTAGCAGGGTTACCACTGATTACTAATAAATATACGGTCCCTAAATTTCACTTCAATAAGAATGCTGCAAATGCTTTTGCATCTAGATTTTATTTATTTAAAGGAGATTGGGAAAAAGTTATACAGTATAGTAATCAAGTATTAGGTACTGCTCCTGCTGATCTTTTAAGAGATTGGACTGGTAAGTATAGAAGTTTCACTTATAGTCAAGTTCGTAACGAATATTCTTCTACAGCAGAAGTTGCAAATTTATTAATTGTTTCTGGAGCGTCGCTTTACGGTAGAGGTGGAAATTTTCTCGCTGCCAGATATCAATTATCTACAGATTTAGCAAATACACTTTTCTTTAACGGTTCTCAAATTAATAACAAAAGATGGAGCTATAAGGTATATGGTTCTGATCTATTTTTAAATACTCCAAAACATATTGAATATTTTAGAACTACTAATGCTGCTGCAGGTATTGGATTTGCTTTTACAAACTCTGTTCTTCTAACTACAGATGAAGTTTTATTAAACAGGGCAGAAGCATTTACTATGCTTGGTCAAACTGGTAACGCTGTTAGTGATATTAATGCTTTCTTATCTAAAAAAATACGAGACTATGATGCTGCTACCGATGTGCGAACACTTGATCAACTGAATACTTTACATGCTGTTGATCAAGGGATATATGAGCCTTTTTACACTATCGAACCAGAAAAGCTTGCTTTATTAAATGGTATTATAGAATATAGAAGAAGAGAATTTCAGAATGAAGGATTGCGTTGGTTTGATATTAGAAGGTTTAATCTAGAAATTGTTCACGAAGATTTCTTCGATAACAAAAGTACGCTTACTAAAACCGACAACAGAAAACAGTTACAGATCCCTGTAGACGGACAAAGTTTTGGTTTACAATCAAATCCAAGATAA
- a CDS encoding SusC/RagA family TonB-linked outer membrane protein, translating into MKIIRKNHTNGVAKLIFNLKMRLTILLIILSLFRINANTYSQNTKISLDVKNYTIEKVFDLIQQKTEFKLFFKDVEVNTRRKVSFKVSNKRVEYILDRIFKNTNVSYKIVDKQIVLVKKPVKSNIPKIKKRQSALVKPQKGFEISGQVVDKNGLPVPGSTVSIQGTTQGVVTDFDGNFTMRVSVSDVIKIENLGFETQTITITDKNKRKFSIVLKENVEGLEEIVITGYQNIQKKFFTGAAQSLKAEDIKLEGVPDISRSLEGRAAGVTIQNVTGTFGATPRITIRGSSSILGDTKPIWIIDGAIQEEIVNVSLNDLVSGDSSTLLSSAVAGLNGSDIASIEILKDASATALYGARALNGVVVITTKSGKRNQKTSVSYSAEYAVRSRPTYAQFDLLNSQETVSIYRELESKGHLSLARSLQGRFGGIYNQMYRAINNFDTETNSFQLANTPEARAQFLQQYELANTDWFKTLFRESLTQNHSISFSGGSENSTHYSSIGYFTDPGWTIADRVRRLTGNIRNTYYLGNNYKVTTLVQGSYRDQNAPGAFDRLSDVVNGGFDRDFDINPFSYALNTSRALRPRDNNGDLEYFRYNWAPFNILNEIEHNTTELTVLDLKVQGELEAKINDNLKYNFLGTARYATSANEHKATENSNVAGAYRANETTIVENANTFLFRDPEQPNSRPQVVLPYGGIYTRRDNKIISYNFRNTLDYTKNLTERSDIRVYLGQEFRFTNREESLSRGFGYQFDKGGTPFTDPNIIDKIILDGGNYFGLEQTRERGATFFATATYSFNDKYILNVTGNYEGSNRAGKSSDARWLPTYNIGAKWNIDQEPAIQRIDWISKLAFRPSYGLVGLLADNVSNSLPVFRNVVTDRLNPNTRENAINIEDLQNTELTWEKTYELNLGLEAGFFNNRISLVTDVYFRKGEDLIDLIRTSGIGGEAIKLANNASMNTNGIEIQLNTQNIVSPNFKWETTINVAYFDQEITELEQKPNVFNLVANTGGNAIGFPRGSLFSFQFDKLDEKGLPTYVFNDDRDPVSGVDFQEIEDIQEYLKYEGSVEPNLTGGFANNFTYKNWGLNFFVTFSGGNKIRLDRYYSSSYNDLSVFPTEFQNRWLSPGDENITNIPVIPSRRLINQVGTNAIGRAYNAYNYSTERIADGDFIRMKNISLSYTFPKDAIDKIGLSNLKMTMQSTNPFLIYSDDKLKGQDPEFFRAGGVAYPIAKQYTVSLNLGF; encoded by the coding sequence ATGAAAATAATTAGAAAAAACCACACTAATGGTGTGGCAAAATTAATATTTAATTTGAAAATGAGGCTAACAATACTCCTAATTATATTGTCTCTATTTAGAATAAATGCAAATACATATTCTCAAAACACCAAGATTTCCTTAGATGTGAAAAATTATACAATTGAGAAAGTATTTGATCTGATACAACAAAAAACAGAATTTAAATTGTTTTTTAAAGATGTTGAGGTAAACACAAGAAGAAAGGTGTCTTTTAAGGTTTCTAACAAAAGAGTAGAATACATTTTGGATAGAATATTTAAGAACACCAATGTTTCTTATAAAATAGTAGACAAACAAATTGTACTGGTTAAAAAACCGGTAAAATCTAATATACCAAAAATCAAAAAAAGACAGTCTGCACTGGTCAAACCCCAAAAAGGATTTGAAATTAGCGGGCAAGTAGTTGATAAAAATGGCCTTCCTGTACCAGGATCAACAGTATCTATCCAAGGAACTACTCAAGGAGTAGTAACAGACTTTGATGGAAATTTTACGATGCGAGTTTCGGTATCAGATGTAATTAAAATCGAAAACTTAGGTTTCGAAACTCAAACTATTACAATTACAGATAAGAATAAAAGAAAATTTAGTATTGTACTAAAAGAAAATGTTGAAGGTCTTGAAGAAATAGTAATAACTGGTTATCAAAATATTCAGAAGAAATTTTTTACCGGTGCCGCTCAATCTTTGAAAGCTGAAGATATAAAATTAGAAGGTGTACCAGATATTTCTAGATCTTTAGAGGGTCGTGCTGCAGGTGTTACCATACAAAATGTTACTGGAACTTTTGGTGCTACACCTAGAATAACAATTAGAGGATCTTCATCTATTCTTGGTGATACCAAACCTATTTGGATTATCGATGGTGCCATACAAGAAGAAATAGTAAACGTATCATTAAATGACCTTGTATCAGGAGACTCAAGTACGTTATTAAGTTCTGCCGTTGCAGGATTAAATGGTTCTGATATTGCTAGTATTGAAATCTTAAAAGATGCTTCTGCCACAGCATTATATGGTGCAAGAGCTCTAAATGGTGTAGTTGTTATCACAACAAAATCGGGGAAAAGAAATCAAAAAACAAGTGTTAGTTACTCGGCAGAATATGCTGTGAGGTCTAGACCTACCTACGCTCAATTTGATTTACTTAATTCTCAGGAAACTGTTTCTATTTATAGAGAATTAGAATCCAAAGGACATTTAAGCCTTGCAAGAAGTTTACAAGGAAGATTTGGAGGTATTTATAATCAAATGTATAGAGCAATTAATAATTTTGATACAGAAACGAACTCTTTTCAACTTGCAAATACTCCTGAAGCCAGAGCTCAATTTTTGCAACAATACGAATTAGCAAATACAGATTGGTTTAAAACACTATTTAGAGAAAGTTTAACTCAAAATCACTCTATAAGTTTTTCTGGAGGTAGTGAAAACTCTACTCATTATTCTTCTATAGGGTATTTTACCGATCCGGGATGGACTATTGCCGACCGTGTAAGAAGACTTACGGGAAATATTAGAAATACGTATTATCTAGGAAACAATTATAAAGTAACTACTTTGGTACAGGGATCTTATAGAGATCAGAATGCACCAGGTGCCTTTGACAGGTTGTCTGATGTAGTTAATGGTGGGTTTGACAGAGATTTTGATATTAACCCTTTTAGTTATGCGCTTAATACCAGTCGTGCACTTAGACCAAGGGATAATAATGGTGATCTAGAATATTTTAGATATAACTGGGCTCCTTTTAATATCTTAAATGAAATTGAGCACAACACTACAGAATTAACTGTACTTGATTTAAAGGTTCAAGGAGAGCTTGAAGCCAAGATCAATGACAATTTAAAATATAACTTCTTAGGTACGGCAAGATATGCTACTTCTGCAAATGAACATAAAGCAACAGAAAATTCTAACGTTGCTGGAGCATACAGAGCTAATGAAACTACGATTGTTGAAAATGCAAATACCTTCCTATTCCGCGATCCTGAACAACCTAATTCAAGACCGCAAGTAGTATTACCTTATGGAGGTATCTATACCAGAAGAGACAATAAAATTATCTCTTATAACTTTAGAAATACTTTAGATTATACTAAAAATTTAACTGAAAGAAGTGATATTAGAGTATATCTAGGTCAGGAATTTAGATTTACTAATAGAGAAGAAAGTCTTAGCCGAGGATTTGGTTATCAGTTTGATAAAGGAGGTACTCCATTCACAGATCCTAATATAATTGATAAAATAATATTAGATGGTGGTAACTATTTTGGTTTAGAACAAACCAGAGAAAGAGGAGCTACTTTCTTTGCTACTGCAACATACTCTTTTAACGACAAGTATATTTTAAATGTTACAGGTAACTATGAAGGATCAAACAGAGCTGGTAAATCATCAGATGCAAGATGGTTACCAACCTATAATATTGGTGCCAAATGGAACATTGATCAAGAACCGGCTATTCAAAGAATTGATTGGATATCTAAACTTGCATTCAGACCTAGTTATGGATTAGTTGGATTACTTGCCGATAATGTTAGTAACAGCTTACCTGTATTTAGAAATGTTGTAACAGATCGTTTAAATCCAAACACGCGTGAAAATGCTATTAACATTGAGGATTTACAAAACACAGAGTTAACCTGGGAAAAGACATATGAGCTTAATCTTGGATTAGAAGCAGGGTTTTTCAACAATAGAATTTCTCTTGTTACAGATGTGTATTTTAGAAAAGGGGAAGATTTGATTGACCTAATTAGAACTTCTGGAATTGGTGGAGAAGCGATTAAACTTGCTAATAATGCATCAATGAATACTAACGGAATAGAAATTCAGTTGAATACGCAAAACATTGTTAGTCCTAATTTTAAATGGGAAACAACAATTAATGTTGCCTATTTTGATCAGGAAATTACAGAATTAGAGCAAAAACCAAACGTATTTAATTTAGTAGCAAATACTGGAGGAAATGCAATTGGTTTCCCAAGAGGGTCTTTATTTTCGTTCCAGTTTGACAAACTAGATGAAAAAGGATTACCAACATATGTTTTTAATGATGATAGAGATCCTGTTTCTGGTGTTGATTTCCAGGAAATAGAAGATATTCAGGAATACTTAAAGTATGAAGGATCTGTAGAGCCTAACTTAACAGGTGGATTCGCAAATAATTTTACCTATAAAAATTGGGGTCTAAATTTCTTTGTTACCTTCTCTGGGGGAAACAAAATTAGATTAGACCGTTATTATTCTTCTTCATATAATGACCTATCCGTTTTCCCTACAGAATTTCAGAATAGATGGTTATCTCCAGGAGATGAAAACATTACAAACATTCCTGTAATACCATCAAGAAGACTAATAAACCAAGTTGGTACTAATGCGATTGGTAGAGCTTATAATGCCTACAATTACTCTACAGAAAGAATTGCCGATGGAGATTTTATAAGAATGAAGAATATTTCTTTGTCCTATACTTTCCCTAAGGATGCAATTGACAAAATAGGGCTATCAAATCTAAAAATGACGATGCAATCAACCAATCCTTTCCTAATTTATTCTGATGACAAATTAAAAGGACAGGATCCTGAATTTTTTAGAGCAGGAGGTGTTGCATACCCTATCGCTAAACAATATACTGTATCATTAAATCTTGGATTTTAA
- a CDS encoding FecR family protein, which yields MKKDNDLDINQILRYLNNEMSERELIKFKKLLNDDENLNEFKKYIITDHYIQLGKNDFDNQKALSLFQKHIQSTKSHSKTRKNRINNYLKYAAVFVGLIIGTTIYLNKDIFNTDDIVNEVTLQLSDGSFETIQSTELFKEIKSDDGTVVGVQEKSKIVYNNEKENVAEVSTKINTLKVPYGKKFQLVLSDGTTVHVNAGSTLKFPVQFAVGQVREVELSGEAYFEVARNEKAPFIVSTNGIKTEVLGTKFNVSSYDDDSFSEVVLVEGSVGVFKDEQRFNKDTDQILKPNQKASLIISDQNMSISTVKTENYIAWVDGILLFRNESFESIAKKLERSYDKKITINYQKIKEEKFTGQFDVESIEDVLKTFKSNTSFNFTIKENEIIINP from the coding sequence ATGAAAAAAGACAACGATTTGGATATAAATCAAATACTTAGGTACTTAAATAATGAGATGTCCGAACGAGAACTCATCAAGTTCAAAAAGTTATTGAATGATGATGAAAATTTAAATGAATTTAAAAAATACATTATCACTGATCATTACATTCAATTAGGTAAAAATGATTTTGATAATCAAAAAGCATTGTCTCTATTCCAAAAACATATACAAAGTACAAAATCTCACTCTAAAACCCGCAAAAATAGAATCAATAATTATTTAAAATATGCGGCAGTTTTTGTTGGGCTCATAATTGGGACTACAATATACCTTAACAAAGATATTTTTAACACTGATGATATAGTAAATGAAGTAACGCTACAACTTAGTGATGGTAGTTTTGAAACTATACAGAGTACTGAATTATTTAAAGAAATTAAAAGTGATGACGGTACAGTAGTAGGTGTTCAAGAAAAAAGTAAAATAGTATATAATAATGAAAAGGAAAACGTTGCTGAAGTATCAACAAAAATTAACACCTTAAAGGTTCCTTATGGGAAAAAATTTCAATTGGTATTATCAGACGGAACAACTGTTCATGTTAATGCCGGCTCTACATTAAAATTTCCCGTACAATTTGCTGTTGGGCAAGTTCGTGAAGTAGAATTATCTGGTGAAGCTTATTTTGAGGTGGCTAGAAATGAAAAAGCTCCTTTTATTGTTTCTACCAATGGTATTAAAACAGAAGTTTTAGGAACAAAATTTAATGTTTCTTCTTATGATGATGATTCTTTTTCTGAAGTTGTTTTGGTTGAAGGTAGTGTAGGTGTATTTAAGGATGAACAACGATTTAACAAAGATACCGATCAAATACTAAAACCTAATCAAAAAGCCAGTCTTATAATATCCGACCAGAATATGAGTATTTCTACAGTAAAAACAGAAAATTATATTGCTTGGGTAGATGGTATATTACTATTTAGAAACGAAAGTTTTGAAAGTATCGCTAAAAAACTGGAGAGATCTTATGACAAGAAAATAACAATTAATTACCAAAAAATAAAGGAAGAGAAATTCACAGGTCAGTTTGATGTAGAAAGTATAGAAGATGTATTAAAAACATTTAAGAGCAATACCTCTTTTAATTTCACCATCAAAGAAAATGAAATAATTATTAATCCCTAA
- a CDS encoding RNA polymerase sigma factor translates to MYEMHYNELCSYIYSLSRNKQQAEDVVQNVMLKIWKNKKKLNITTSIKNYLYKACYYELIDTYKKNKKELNYKEQIKKDALHVFVEEDNDIIKNKINRVQAEIEKLPPKCKEVFVLNKIQGFKYKEVAEQLDISVKTVEAQMSKAMSRIKKALEPI, encoded by the coding sequence CTGTATGAAATGCACTATAACGAATTGTGTTCCTATATATATAGTTTATCAAGGAATAAGCAACAAGCAGAAGATGTTGTTCAGAATGTAATGCTTAAGATTTGGAAAAATAAGAAAAAGTTAAATATTACTACTTCTATTAAAAATTACCTTTATAAGGCATGTTATTATGAATTAATAGATACTTATAAAAAGAATAAAAAAGAATTAAATTACAAAGAGCAAATAAAAAAAGATGCGTTACATGTTTTTGTAGAAGAGGATAACGATATTATCAAAAATAAGATAAACCGTGTTCAAGCTGAAATAGAAAAACTTCCTCCAAAGTGTAAAGAAGTTTTTGTTCTAAATAAAATTCAAGGATTTAAATATAAAGAGGTGGCAGAACAATTAGATATTTCTGTGAAAACTGTAGAAGCTCAGATGTCAAAAGCGATGTCAAGAATAAAGAAAGCATTAGAACCTATTTAA
- a CDS encoding MFS transporter, protein MRPKFYILPVIIISQFFCTSLWFAGNAVIDDLASQFNVGFNILGYLLSFVQFGFIVGTLTFALLTLADRFSPSRIFMICAFLGGLSNLSLLIPDITVLNLLTARFGTGFFLAGIYPIGMKIASDYYKDGLGKALGYLVGALVLGTAFPHLINHFSWSSDYKAVIISTSILAFVGGLAMWYLVPDGPYRKLVSKLQLGIVTQLFNIPSFRKAAFGYFGHMWELYAFWGFVPIILKTYSRIQSIQLQVSFWSFIIIGVGFISCILGGLISLKTGSRKVAYNSLLISGIFCLASPLLFLLPPELFLIALSIWGMLVISDSPQFSTMVAAAVPPELKGTALTIINCIGFAITIISIQLLSFLTGKLDNTVLYTFLSIGPILGIYTLRK, encoded by the coding sequence TTGAGGCCAAAATTCTACATATTACCAGTAATTATCATTTCGCAGTTTTTCTGTACTTCGTTATGGTTTGCCGGTAATGCTGTTATCGATGATCTTGCCTCCCAGTTTAATGTTGGTTTTAATATTTTAGGTTACCTCTTATCTTTTGTACAATTTGGATTTATTGTAGGAACACTTACATTTGCTTTATTAACATTAGCCGACAGGTTTTCTCCTTCTCGTATATTCATGATTTGTGCATTTTTGGGAGGGCTTAGTAATTTATCTTTGCTTATTCCTGATATCACAGTACTTAATTTACTTACGGCACGATTTGGTACTGGTTTTTTCCTTGCTGGGATATACCCTATTGGTATGAAAATAGCTTCTGATTATTATAAAGATGGTCTCGGAAAAGCACTCGGATATCTTGTAGGTGCTTTGGTGCTAGGAACAGCTTTTCCTCACTTAATTAATCACTTCTCCTGGAGTAGTGATTATAAAGCAGTAATTATCAGTACATCTATCTTGGCATTTGTTGGAGGATTAGCAATGTGGTATTTGGTTCCGGATGGGCCATACAGAAAACTCGTTTCTAAGCTTCAACTCGGAATAGTTACCCAACTTTTTAACATCCCTAGTTTTAGAAAAGCTGCTTTTGGGTATTTTGGACATATGTGGGAACTATATGCCTTTTGGGGCTTTGTCCCTATCATTCTTAAAACTTATTCTCGTATACAATCTATACAACTTCAGGTATCTTTTTGGTCTTTTATTATCATTGGTGTTGGTTTTATTTCTTGCATTCTGGGTGGTTTGATTTCATTAAAAACCGGAAGTAGAAAAGTAGCGTATAATTCACTATTGATCTCTGGAATATTTTGTCTTGCCTCTCCCCTGCTTTTCCTATTACCGCCCGAATTATTTTTAATTGCTTTGAGTATTTGGGGAATGTTAGTAATTTCAGATTCACCCCAATTCTCAACAATGGTAGCTGCTGCAGTGCCTCCAGAATTAAAAGGTACCGCACTTACAATTATTAATTGTATTGGGTTTGCGATTACTATAATTAGTATTCAATTATTGTCTTTTTTAACAGGAAAATTAGACAATACTGTGCTCTATACATTTTTAAGCATAGGACCAATTTTAGGAATATATACTTTACGAAAATAG